A genomic region of Anaerolineales bacterium contains the following coding sequences:
- a CDS encoding lysophospholipid acyltransferase family protein codes for MGLLIVKILNQEQSYRFADWVARRLVSQRDSSMIRAVRSNQAVIRGLPFDAPELDDAVYEVIRNAARGYADWYRATHGGPEAVKASIDIDPQLVEYFNQAQIEKRGLMIVGAHMSSFNIMLLALGAFGYPIQALSYANVQGGVHVDNAVRRRFGLNLTPISPKSLKEAIRRLNNGGLVMTAADRPDVGGDELVFFGRKAILPIGPARLAVATGSRVLVGMIQTMGSNKYRAVATPPIEPVITGDRERDVLHLAQRYIDLIEDYIRERPGEWLMFLPIWPDEVPPLTVS; via the coding sequence TTGGGGCTGTTGATAGTTAAAATCCTCAATCAGGAACAGAGTTATCGCTTCGCCGACTGGGTAGCCCGCCGGCTGGTATCGCAAAGGGATTCGAGCATGATCCGTGCCGTCCGTTCGAATCAGGCCGTGATCCGTGGGCTGCCTTTCGATGCGCCTGAACTTGACGATGCCGTATATGAGGTCATACGAAATGCGGCCCGCGGTTACGCAGATTGGTATCGGGCCACGCACGGGGGTCCGGAGGCGGTGAAAGCGTCCATCGACATCGATCCCCAACTCGTTGAATATTTTAATCAAGCCCAAATCGAAAAGCGCGGCTTGATGATCGTCGGCGCGCATATGAGCAGCTTCAATATTATGCTCCTGGCATTGGGCGCTTTTGGCTATCCGATCCAGGCGCTTTCCTACGCCAACGTGCAAGGCGGGGTACACGTCGACAATGCCGTCCGGCGGCGTTTTGGCTTGAATCTGACTCCCATCTCTCCGAAGTCGCTCAAAGAAGCCATCCGGCGTTTAAATAACGGTGGACTGGTCATGACTGCGGCGGATCGCCCCGACGTGGGCGGCGACGAGCTGGTTTTCTTCGGGCGGAAGGCTATCTTACCAATCGGTCCGGCGCGTCTTGCCGTTGCCACCGGATCCCGGGTTCTCGTCGGGATGATCCAGACGATGGGCTCGAATAAATATCGCGCGGTGGCAACCCCGCCGATCGAGCCCGTAATTACCGGGGATCGCGAACGGGATGTCCTCCATCTGGCGCAGCGATACATCGATCTCATCGAGGATTACATCCGGGAGCGGCCCGGAGAATGGCTCATGTTTCTACCAATCTGGCCGGACGAAGTTCCCCCGTTGACTGTGTCTTGA
- a CDS encoding class I SAM-dependent rRNA methyltransferase, whose protein sequence is MKRIRLKRGRERSVMRRHPWIFSGAIDRVEGDPQSGDTVEVFDHAGAWLARGAYSPVSSIRTRIWTWNADERIDEGFFKHRIDAAVNARSALRDDSDVNAYREIHAESDGLPGLIVDRYADLRVVQFLTAGVEAWRDAIVSILASNGKCAGIYERSDSEAREKEGLLQRTLAAFGDEPVEETVILENGLQFLVDVRQGQKTGFYLDQRENRRIVRSLVRGKEVLDCFCYTGGFTVSALAGEAKHVISVDSSENALALARRNVSLNGYSTGEWDWIQADVFTELRAFRDRGASFDAIILDPPRFAPTASTKQRAARAYKDINLLAFKLLRQHGTLITFSCSGGVSPALFEKIVAGAAIDAAISAQIVKWLNQPEDHPVLLHFPEGRYLKGLVCHLV, encoded by the coding sequence ATGAAAAGAATTAGATTGAAGCGCGGCCGAGAACGTTCTGTAATGCGCAGGCATCCGTGGATATTTTCCGGAGCGATCGATCGCGTCGAAGGGGATCCGCAATCCGGCGATACGGTCGAAGTGTTCGATCACGCGGGCGCGTGGTTGGCAAGGGGCGCATATTCTCCTGTTTCAAGCATTCGGACTCGAATCTGGACCTGGAATGCAGATGAGCGTATCGACGAAGGGTTTTTCAAACATCGGATCGATGCGGCCGTTAATGCACGCAGCGCCCTTCGCGACGACTCCGACGTGAACGCCTATCGAGAAATCCATGCTGAATCGGATGGGCTGCCGGGTCTGATCGTCGATCGCTACGCTGATCTTCGCGTTGTGCAGTTCTTGACGGCCGGCGTCGAGGCTTGGCGGGATGCGATCGTTTCGATATTGGCCTCCAACGGCAAGTGCGCCGGCATTTACGAACGCTCAGACAGCGAGGCGCGTGAGAAGGAAGGACTGCTGCAGCGGACACTCGCGGCGTTCGGGGATGAACCGGTCGAAGAAACGGTCATCCTGGAAAATGGCCTGCAATTTCTCGTCGATGTGCGCCAAGGGCAAAAAACGGGATTTTACCTGGACCAGCGTGAAAATCGACGCATCGTTCGCTCACTCGTACGCGGGAAGGAGGTGCTCGATTGTTTTTGCTACACGGGTGGTTTCACGGTGTCCGCGTTGGCGGGAGAGGCAAAGCACGTGATTTCGGTCGATTCTTCGGAAAATGCACTGGCGTTGGCTCGGCGGAACGTTTCACTGAACGGATATTCCACGGGTGAATGGGATTGGATACAGGCTGATGTGTTCACCGAATTGCGTGCGTTCCGGGATCGAGGGGCATCGTTCGACGCCATCATTCTCGACCCGCCGCGCTTTGCGCCGACGGCTTCGACGAAACAGAGGGCAGCGCGCGCCTACAAGGACATCAACTTGTTGGCCTTCAAGCTTCTGCGGCAGCACGGGACGCTGATCACCTTTTCGTGTTCCGGCGGCGTATCTCCGGCGTTGTTCGAAAAAATCGTCGCAGGTGCAGCAATCGATGCGGCGATCTCGGCGCAAATCGTAAAATGGTTGAATCAGCCAGAGGATCATCCCGTATTGCTTCATTTTCCGGAAGGCCGCTACCTGAAGGGTCTGGTGTGCCATCTCGTGTAG
- the ligA gene encoding NAD-dependent DNA ligase LigA — MADETIRKRVAKLKEEIRMHNYRYYVLNSPIISDAEFDKLIRELEDLEAQHPELKSPDSPTQRVGGTPAEGFRRVPHPRPILSLANAFDADEVRAWYERIRKLDARVQDAAYTVEPKFDGLTVVLHYRDGLFTLGATRGDGEIGEDITANLRTVRSLPLRIPVQGYDGNVPGNLVVRGEAIILVSDFEELNRRLEQAGERTYVNPRNTVSGALRQLDSSLTAKRPISLRCYAVVEADGPVPNSQWEALKMLRELGFPVAVNISHCDDIEEAVAAAEHLAQIRNTLPYEADGAVIKLDDLQLSESLGVVGKDPRGAIAFKFPAQVVTTRLEDIGINVGRTGVITPYAILKPVVVGGVTVRQATLHNFDFIEEKDIRIGDRVLLKRAGDVIPYVIGPMTDVRSGDEVPYSIPKRCPSCGAMLERVEGEVGVYCVNAACPEQLIRNLEHFVSRSAMDIEGMGIKVAALLVEKGFVGDVADLYTLDRDALLALEGFGEKRVDNLLDAIEASKDQSLDRLINALGIRGVGEVVAADLARRYRNVDALAETTVDELERIEGIGPNIGTAIVDWMHEPSNQKLLAKFRRAGVWPEMTETGAPSGPTPLEGMTFVLTGTLPSLTRQEAKALIESQGGKVTSSVSKRTSYVVVGESPGSKLQKAETLAIPTIDEDGLKALLKED, encoded by the coding sequence ATGGCAGACGAAACCATTCGCAAGCGGGTAGCGAAGCTTAAAGAAGAAATACGCATGCACAATTATCGCTACTACGTGCTCAACTCGCCCATCATCAGTGACGCCGAATTCGACAAGCTCATACGTGAATTGGAGGATCTCGAGGCGCAGCACCCAGAGCTGAAATCTCCGGATTCCCCGACCCAACGCGTCGGCGGAACGCCGGCGGAAGGCTTTCGGCGGGTTCCGCATCCGCGGCCCATCCTCAGTCTGGCGAACGCGTTTGATGCGGACGAGGTTCGTGCCTGGTACGAGCGAATACGTAAACTGGACGCGCGGGTGCAGGATGCAGCCTATACCGTCGAACCGAAATTCGACGGCTTGACCGTCGTCCTGCACTACCGCGATGGTCTCTTCACACTCGGTGCCACACGCGGCGACGGTGAGATTGGCGAGGATATCACTGCCAATCTGAGAACCGTCCGCAGTCTGCCGCTGCGTATACCCGTCCAGGGTTACGATGGAAACGTTCCTGGGAACCTGGTCGTCCGCGGCGAGGCGATTATCCTGGTTTCCGATTTCGAGGAACTCAATCGACGTCTGGAACAAGCGGGAGAACGGACGTACGTGAATCCGAGAAACACGGTTTCCGGCGCCTTACGTCAGTTGGATTCGAGTCTCACCGCAAAACGGCCGATCAGTTTACGTTGTTATGCCGTGGTGGAGGCGGACGGTCCGGTTCCGAATTCCCAATGGGAAGCCCTCAAAATGCTGCGCGAACTGGGATTCCCCGTGGCGGTGAACATCTCGCATTGCGACGACATCGAGGAAGCCGTTGCGGCCGCCGAACATCTGGCGCAGATTCGCAACACATTGCCCTACGAGGCGGACGGCGCTGTGATCAAATTGGATGACCTGCAGCTGTCCGAAAGTCTGGGTGTGGTAGGCAAAGATCCACGCGGCGCGATCGCCTTCAAATTCCCGGCTCAGGTCGTTACCACGCGCCTGGAGGACATCGGAATCAACGTTGGGCGAACCGGGGTGATCACACCGTATGCCATTCTCAAGCCTGTGGTGGTTGGGGGAGTTACTGTGCGCCAGGCCACGCTGCATAATTTCGATTTCATCGAAGAGAAGGACATTCGCATCGGTGATCGGGTATTGCTGAAACGTGCCGGGGACGTCATTCCCTACGTGATTGGACCGATGACCGATGTACGCAGCGGGGATGAGGTTCCCTATTCGATTCCCAAGCGTTGCCCATCTTGCGGAGCGATGCTGGAACGCGTCGAGGGAGAAGTTGGAGTCTACTGCGTCAACGCAGCCTGTCCGGAGCAATTAATCCGCAACCTGGAGCACTTCGTCTCCCGAAGCGCGATGGACATCGAGGGCATGGGAATCAAAGTCGCGGCGTTGTTGGTTGAAAAAGGTTTCGTCGGCGACGTGGCAGATCTTTACACGTTGGATCGAGATGCATTGCTGGCGCTCGAGGGATTTGGCGAAAAACGAGTCGATAACCTGCTCGATGCCATCGAAGCTTCGAAGGACCAATCACTCGATCGCTTGATCAACGCTTTAGGAATCCGCGGTGTTGGAGAGGTCGTCGCTGCGGATCTCGCCCGGCGTTACCGGAACGTTGATGCGCTCGCCGAAACGACGGTCGATGAACTCGAGCGGATCGAAGGCATAGGCCCCAACATCGGCACGGCGATCGTCGATTGGATGCATGAACCATCCAACCAGAAACTGCTCGCAAAATTCCGGCGTGCAGGCGTTTGGCCGGAGATGACCGAGACCGGCGCACCATCCGGCCCGACACCGTTGGAGGGGATGACCTTCGTCTTAACCGGAACACTGCCGTCGTTGACGCGGCAGGAAGCAAAGGCGTTGATCGAAAGCCAGGGCGGAAAAGTCACCAGCAGCGTCAGCAAACGAACGTCCTACGTGGTCGTGGGCGAATCGCCGGGATCGAAACTCCAGAAAGCGGAAACGTTAGCAATTCCCACCATCGATGAAGATGGATTGAAAGCCTTGCTGAAAGAGGATTGA
- a CDS encoding glycosyltransferase family 2 protein: MANLQVLALIPAWNEVDFIAPIVSATVSNFPLLVVDDGSSDATAQVAEELGATVVSHEKNMGKGTALVTGFKWAIDNGYDLVITLDADGQHDPREIPNFIDRYELHGADLIIGRRDFRRMPFPNNFANRIGSFLLSLALHQRIFDNQSGFRLHTRRLLQSLDLQATGFELEVELLVTAVCKGFQLDWVDIRTIYGTGKKSYFHPWHDSLRFLKMVGFAYRMRRNSGGVKPA; this comes from the coding sequence TTGGCAAACTTGCAAGTATTGGCCCTAATTCCAGCATGGAACGAGGTGGATTTTATCGCACCCATCGTTTCCGCGACAGTATCAAATTTCCCGTTGCTCGTCGTGGACGACGGTTCGTCGGACGCTACGGCGCAAGTCGCGGAAGAATTGGGCGCAACGGTGGTCAGTCACGAGAAGAACATGGGCAAGGGCACTGCCCTGGTCACCGGATTCAAGTGGGCCATCGACAACGGATACGATCTGGTCATTACCCTGGACGCCGATGGCCAGCACGATCCCCGGGAAATCCCTAATTTCATCGACAGGTACGAGCTTCACGGTGCGGATTTGATCATCGGGCGGCGTGACTTCCGCCGCATGCCATTTCCCAACAATTTCGCCAACCGTATCGGCTCATTTCTACTTTCACTGGCCCTGCACCAGCGGATATTCGACAATCAGAGTGGATTCCGCCTGCACACCCGGCGACTGCTGCAGTCCCTGGATCTGCAGGCGACGGGATTCGAACTTGAAGTGGAACTGCTCGTTACGGCGGTCTGCAAAGGATTCCAATTGGACTGGGTCGATATCCGCACGATTTATGGTACTGGGAAAAAGAGCTATTTCCATCCATGGCACGATTCGCTGCGCTTCTTGAAGATGGTCGGATTCGCATACCGCATGCGCCGAAACAGCGGCGGGGTGAAACCGGCTTAA
- a CDS encoding rhomboid family intramembrane serine protease has product MLPLRDINPTRRFPILTYTLIAMNVLIFLWEDSLPKGQLQSMFMNLSVVPAQVAAAPFSTESLLDILRSMFFHGGWAHLIGNMLYLWLFGDNVEDRLGKIMYLFLYFASGFTAAIAQILASPSSTVPLVGASGAIAGVLGSYLVLFPGVRVQGIVPLGLFSRLSEWPAWSVLALWFVLQLFNGIFSIGVNTSSGGGVAFFAHIGG; this is encoded by the coding sequence ATGCTCCCATTGCGAGACATAAATCCCACCCGTCGTTTTCCCATCCTCACTTATACCTTGATCGCCATGAACGTCTTGATTTTCTTGTGGGAGGACAGTCTCCCCAAGGGCCAACTGCAATCGATGTTCATGAACTTGTCCGTCGTGCCGGCTCAAGTTGCGGCTGCGCCGTTCAGTACCGAATCATTGTTGGACATCCTGCGCAGCATGTTTTTCCACGGCGGTTGGGCGCATCTGATCGGTAACATGCTCTACCTCTGGTTATTTGGGGATAACGTCGAAGACCGGTTGGGAAAAATCATGTACCTGTTCTTGTATTTCGCCAGCGGATTCACAGCGGCGATTGCGCAGATTCTGGCCAGTCCCTCATCGACTGTTCCTCTCGTTGGCGCAAGCGGTGCGATCGCTGGCGTATTGGGAAGTTATCTGGTGTTGTTCCCTGGCGTAAGAGTGCAGGGCATCGTTCCTTTGGGTTTGTTTTCGCGGCTTTCTGAATGGCCGGCGTGGTCGGTGCTGGCGTTGTGGTTCGTGCTGCAGCTTTTCAACGGCATTTTTTCCATCGGCGTAAACACTTCGTCGGGAGGCGGAGTTGCGTTCTTCGCCCATATCGGAGGATT